The segment CGCCAGACCGAGCGACTGGCGAAGAAGGCCGACGCCCTGATCGACGAGATCGAGACGGCCCAGGCTCAGGTGCGCGCGACGCTCGCCGCCCACGACACGCTCCTCTTCGGCAATGCCACCGACCTGCGCAAGCCCTATCGTGCCCTCGACAGGGAGATCGAGCGCACCGGCAAACAGCGCGAGGCGGTGCGTCGCCGTGCCGAGCAGGCGAAAGCCGAGTCCACCGACTACTTCCGCGCCTGGGCCGGGAGCCTCCCGCTCATCGAGAACGACGAGCTCAGGGAGCGCAGCGAGGCCCGCCTGCGGGACTCCCGTGCCCGCTTCGACGGCATCATTCAGGCCGGTCTGGACGCCGCAGCGGCGTACGAGCCGTTCATCGGTCGGTTGCGCGACCAGTGGAACTACCTCACCCACGACCTGAACCCCTCGGGTATCGAGAGCCTGCGCCCCGACGCCCAGCAGTTCGCCGAGGAGGGCGAACGCCTGTTCGCGGAGATCGACGACAGCCTCCGTCAGGCGCGCGACTACGTCGCTTCGATCCGCTCGCGCCAGCCCCCACCGCCGCCCCCGCCGACACCCCCGGCACCGGCGCCCCCACCCGTCGCGCCGCAGTAGCTCCCGTCGTCGCTCCCTGTCCCCTTTTCGTTGCCGTTGACGGATGAAGGACAACGGAAGGGGAGAGAGCCATGCCGTCCAAGCCAGCTTGCTGGTGCGCGCCGATACTCTGGGCGATCGCCGTCGCCGCAGCCGCTCACGCCGAGACCGCGGTGCGCATCACCGATCTGCGGCCGGGGGCCTTCTCCGGGGTGCCCGGGCTCGATGCCGCGGTGTTCGCCGACAAGCTCTACTTCGCCGGCACCGGTGACGGAGGCTTCCTGGACCTGTGGGTCTACGACGGCATTCCGCCGGCTACCAAGGTTTCGGGGAGCGACGAGCTCCAGCCGACCTATCTCACGGTCTGGCAGGGCGCGCTCTATTTTCTCGGCGGCCCGACGGGCGACCGTGAGCTCTGGCGCTACGACGGCGTCAATCCTCCGGTCGAGGTCCTCGACCTGCTCGACCCGGGGAGCGGCTCGCCGGCGTTTCTCAC is part of the Thermoanaerobaculia bacterium genome and harbors:
- a CDS encoding DUF2959 family protein, producing the protein MPRTSATCRILPFALSCLAASALFAAPLAALPPEEIDLGQVLSGQPPGVRQTERLAKKADALIDEIETAQAQVRATLAAHDTLLFGNATDLRKPYRALDREIERTGKQREAVRRRAEQAKAESTDYFRAWAGSLPLIENDELRERSEARLRDSRARFDGIIQAGLDAAAAYEPFIGRLRDQWNYLTHDLNPSGIESLRPDAQQFAEEGERLFAEIDDSLRQARDYVASIRSRQPPPPPPPTPPAPAPPPVAPQ